The genomic window ATGACACAGGGGAACGTGGCGAGTTAATATTTTATGCTACAATCATCAGCCACCAGCCGCGCATTGCTATTGCATTTAGCGATGGGCGCCTGATGCCTAATGATTTCAGGTCTGGATCTAAAACGATCAGCCGTTGACCAATTCATCAGCAGatctttgtctctattacacagagtcatACTTGGTCAAATTAGCCTGATTCtggcaattatcgctccgtgtaatagggccctaagtccttgGCTAGCCTCCTGGTTTCCTTCAGTTCAACTATTAACAGGTCCTCTTAATTGTCTAGCACAGATATGCAAAGTTATTGTGTAGTAACTATTTAAATCAGCAAGGTTCTTAATGTACTAAAAGCAAAATATATTCACCATTAAGATTCTTTTCATAGAGATCTCTCCAATCACATCTGAGATTTCATTTGTCTATCAATAACGACCCATACAGTAAGTGCACTCAGCAATTATTATGTCAGGCTCTACAGAAATAATAAAGTGATATACATACTTATACAATAATAAGGCATTAACCCTTAAAGACTCTAAACAatcttgtttatatttttttctccctCCTTGGTGGGAATGAAGATAATTgaatactgtaaatttgttctGATTAGGTACTTTGTTTTTTTGTGGAagaaataacatatttaaaaaacacaaaggatctagGCATCTTTATTTCAGGACATATTTAATGAGTCTGGTGTCATCACAACCAAAAGCAAGTGTCTTCCTTTTCATATTAGGATGATGACATGGAGCTCATCAAATGGAAGAAtatttgttttttgctttttatttgtttattttttaaataaaatggtatcACTCGTTCAGTAATACTGCTACCGGAAGTCCAAAAATAGCAGTTGTGGGACTTATAGAGCAAAACTGTGCACAAGGCTTCAGGATAAGTCAAAAACTTCCCCTGCAAATTAATGTGCAGTTAGAAGTAATTGTGACGATTGTTGGTCGTCCCTTGGAAGGACGGAGGAAGGCATGCCCATAGCACCAGTCTTCTATTGAAAGTGCTGGAAGAAGCTTCAGTGACTCATTATTTTCCACCAACCAGTCTTTAAGGAGGCAAGAAAAGTACAAGCACACAGAGCATCTGTACAATCTGAGAGAGTTCATTGTTTCTCTTTGCTGACATCACTATAAGTATTTCCGGGCCACATAGCTAAATATTCCTCCATGCTTGTAAAAAGTGACTTCTGCTTCATTGTtaaaggctgcagtcacatggaaTATCTTTCCGGTGCTCGTCTGGAAGTGAAACAGTGTATGATTAGTATTAGGAGGTGGGATAACACCATTAACCACAATCAAGacaagacaagaaaaaaaaaaaaaagaaaaaaggcaccATAGAACAGTTTCATCTGGTACATTTATGACAAAGCACATGCCATGAATAGCCCAGAGTTACAGGTCTTAACCTTTGGGACCTGCATCTATATCTagagaggacttttttttttaccgtggTGGTCCTGGTTGTGGTTATGAGAAGCAGTCAGTAGGCGGAAAAATGCTGAACCAATTTTGTTTTAATTTACATTCGCATAACTTCCATTTACAATAATAGAAATTACATAAATAGCGTAGCACCCAGTGGAAAACTATTTAGGCAACTCTcattcagggctgtggagtcggagctagtttttgctggattcggagttggagtcggagcttgttttggctggagtcggaaaaaagtCGGAAAAGTCGGAAAAAagtcggaaaaaaaatgtaccgactcagactccaatttaaaaaaaaaaaatctttaaaagatgtagaattgaattttgatatgaattttacaagttttggtctcttcctggatgactgtatataagcagcagtgtaatatgaagatatcctgtgtaatatagaggaggagaagacataagtagtgtagcagtaacctctgtcctcaaagTGGTATTTTCTCTCTGggggaagattgtgtgtttttcttcagagttctatggctgcagctgtgtgtgtgtgtgtgtgtgtgtgcacaagtgctatggctgaagtaggctgtgtgtatgctatgactgcagcaggctgtgtgtgtatgctatggctgcagcaagctgtgtgtgtgtgtgcgcgtgctattgcatgcccccaaagtgaccttctatatcactatgtgtgacccctctctatatcactatgtgtgacccctctctatattactatggaTGACCTCTAtgttacagggatctggcattgttagcagtgtttctttaagtatggtgaatatttagttagaaacatagaagactgtcagcaggaaaagacatcctgctccatctagtctagttgtgagtagtttagGACATGgaagctggagactggctgcatccactgcacacacaggagaagctgctttatatacagtattcctttattcccacagaagtcgccccaggatcatgtaggacattagggagaagctgctgagccagtgagataaataactcccctggtatatgactggctatttatgaaggagcaggagtcggagtagaagtcagtcctgataaaattcaggagctgTGGCTGAGCGGAGcttcggcttaccgactccacagccctgctctcATTTCAATGGTAGTTCGGCAGACAGCAACAGCAGCAGGTCTTGGTTTCTGGACTACCTCTCGGGGCCACAAGCAGGAACAGGCTGGAGGGTGGTTTGCGATGCCCTGTAAGGTCGCATGCACAAATGTTCTGTGAATCACAGAAGCTGTGCGGCGGAATCACCGACCTTTCAGCATCATGTATCACGATGTGatggttttttttaataacattgcTGTGAATAGTACATTAACAATGTGTAATGTGTGATTTTTTATACAATTATTTTTTGATAGTTTGCCTAATTATTGAATATTTTACATTCTACATTTACATTCTAATACATTTGATATTTTGTACCCTTCTACACATCCTACATCTAGCTTTCCTAAGTATTTTGGCTGAAAGCACAGGGTAAGGTTTTTGTTTCCATTTTGCTACCATTTTATGACATCAATTACTTTATAGTTTAAGTttgcaccagggctgtggagttggagtcggagctagttttggctggagtcggaaaaaaaatgtaccgactcagactccagctttaaaaaatgtagaattgaattttgatatgaattttagttttgctcatgaatatatattttgagcaacattctaataggacactggccctattacataaggggggtcatggaaaagttgtcggccactatttggcagtttgtttctgagctggaagagtccattgtgtgggggtcGATCTGtgatgttctcttcctggatgactgtatatgagcagcagtgtaatatgaagataccctgtgtaatatagagtagAAGGAGAAgacaagtagtgtagcagtaacctttgtgtggtgttttctctctgggagaagattgtgtgtttttcttcagtgttctatggctgcagctgtatgtatgtatgtatgtatgtatgtatgtatgtatgtatgtatgtgtgtgtgtgtgtgtgtgtgtgtgtgtgcgtgctatggctgcagtaggttgtgtgtgtgttaaggctgcagcaggctgcgtgtgtgtgcgcactatggctgcagcaggctgtgtgtatgtgtgctatggccacagcaagctgtgtgtgtggtgcgctattgctgcagcaagctgtgtttgtgcgcgctatggctgcagcaagcttagtgtgtgtgtgtgtgtggtgtgctatggctgcagcaagctgtgtgtgtacgcgctatggctgcagcaagctgtgtgtgtgtgtgtgtgtgtgtgcgcgccctatgggtgcagcaggctgtgtgtgtgtgtgtgtgccccccacagtgaccttctatatcactgtgtgacctctatatcactatgtgtgacccctctctatatcactatgtgtgaccccctgtatatcactatggctggcctctatattacaggtatctggcattgtaagcagtgtttctgtgtataTGGTATATTAGGTCACAACCACATTCTTGTAAGCCTTGCCTTCTTGTTACATTATGCACAAAAGTGTATGTGATGCAAGTCAAACTGCACCAGATTCGATCTGCAGGCCCACCTTAACTTCCAGACTTTCTCCAGGAACTAGCTTGGTAGGGATAGATATAGAATATTGCTCTTTTCCTGAAAGGCCAAGTGATTCAGCGTTTTCTCCAGGAAGAAAGTGAAGAGGTGCAATGCCAATGCCTACTAACTGATCCTTATGAATCTTCTCATAACTTTCAGCTATCACAGCTCTGACACCCTGTAGGGAGAAACCCATGAAAGGATATGATGAATATGCAAGTTAGAAGTCAACTCACTGTAAATATATTTTATCTAAAATTTTCTTCTGCCCTGTgatgaaaaaaatatacatatatagaaaTGTCTTTATTTCTCTATTTGAAAAATAATCATCTTAGTAATGTATTATATTGCAGAACCAAAGTAGTTGTCTAGTCCATGTGGACTGCAATAAATATCATCAAACATTTCAGTACAAATGTCAATGTCCAATGAGGAAAACATACCAGCAGGAATGGTCCCTTGGCTGCCCAGTCTCTTGAGTTACCTGATCCATATTTTTTGCCGGCTATAATAATAAGTGGGATATCAGCTTTCTGATATAATTCTGCTGCTTCAAATACATCcatctagggggaaaaaaaaagagaaaagaggtACTGTATCTTTGGAGAACAAATACAATTCACTTATTATATCAACATATCTTTTATTCAGCAACCCATTGAAGCATAGGTGCCAAACCTGTGGCCTTCAAGTGTTCTAACACAACAATTTAAGTCATGTCTTTCCCAGCACTGTCAATCAGGTGCATCAAGCATGACTGGACGCTGCCACATTCCCTCCCTGGATACTGTATAACAACAAGTATGACATACGCTATATTCccactagtggtggctgcaggataTTTATATGCTGAGGATTTGTTGTTTTGATTTAGAAAGACAGGTTTACACAAAGTATCGGAGAAATTTAGTTTTTATAAATGTcgtttttaaagagactctgttctaagggtagcataaactagtgacagagaagctgaacagaatgatgtattaccTTCATTATTCTGTGCAACTAATTCAGAGATATCTTTCTGAATAATATGGACAACAtgaagtcctctccattatgagcatgagcccagtagtcctcattcataaaaaaactgaaaactctccccaccagctgctaattggcagttatctatccatgctgtgtataggcagtcatctgtcaatcagcagctaggggggggtggagggggcaggggtgcagcaagaatcctattctcatacatattaggagaacagctgaacaaaatgatttaATGCAGCATTTCTATAACTAGTTTATGTTGTCTATGTTTATGTACATGGAAAATCACATCAATGGCAGGGCCCTCCCTCCTATCATCTCCACACTGAGCAAAAAAGCCCAGTATATGGAATGTAAGTGTTCTATACAGGGCATCTGTAAAAACAGAACAGTGCTGGTCGCAGCTAAAGTCCATCCAGGTAGACTTACAAATGGCCCTGGCCAGTGGTGTCTATAGCTGCAGGAGCGGGACGGTGAGGCAGATGACAGCAGGTTCACTATATGTACCTGATGTTGTCTGCCCAGTACCTGTAGCTATAGACTGTGCTTTCACTGATGTCTTCAGTACAGGGTCCCCGACACTGCTGCTATGTATAGATGTAGGAGCGACCCGGAGCAGCAATGACAGCATGGTTGGATAAGCAGGAGGGCTGGGCAGATGATAGCAGGTACATATGGTGAGTCTGCTGTCATCTGATAGTCTTCCCAATACATTGTTAGGATGTCCATGTAAATTGCACTGACATTGCTTAGGGCATGCTTATGCAATTCTTACTTGTCATCTGGATTGTcaacttaaaatgaatgtaccgcAATGACtaataaaatgttttaaaatatcaACTGGTCAGCGCCGACACATAGATCCTGTGTGGCACGGTCCATTTCTCAAACCAATGCCCAGTTCCTGCCAGAATCATGTCTttccacatcacagaggggaggggatattggtaaACTGGGGACACTGGGCCCACCTGCAGTGCCCAGAATGAAAAACCAATGCAGATGATGGAAACCAGATGTCACTTTGAAAAACGGATCATTCTGAAGTGTATGTTATTACTCACCATCTGTCCTGATGGAAAATGGATGGTTTTTGGGCCAGTTTTTCCAATAAGCTTGTTAAAAAGTTTCATGTTAGCAAAAGTTCCTCTGGTCATCACAGCATCGTTGCCCCTGCGGGCCCCATACGAATTAAACTCCCTTGGTGCTAAGCTACATGAGAAAAAGAGAAACAAAAGACATACCATCAAAACGGTTAGTCTGCAAGCTAATAAAAGTGCAAGTTGCCAATGTGGATGGTTAAACATACTTTTTCTGAATCAAGTACTTGGCTGCAGAACTCGTGCGAGAGATGCTTCCCGCAGGTGAAATGTGGTCAGTAGTGATGGAATCACCTAAATAAAGCAATACATGGGCTCGTTCAATTGCTGGCAGTGCTGAAGGAGCCTTCTCCTAAAATAAACAGAATGACAAAAATAAGATTTTTATTCACTGCTAAAATTAACagcattatcccacttgtgtccAAAGCACTAAGTTTATGCTGCTATAACGAAGGGCAGTATAAACTGGTAACAGGGAAGCTGATAAGAACCATTATTATTTACATCGTCAGTTTCTAAAATATCATTAATGATAAAGACGACACAGAGTGTGGAGAAAGTAGTCCTTCCTATTATGTGCATGCACttagtagtcctcaatattcataaggATCCACCAGTACTGGACCTACAGATCCATTTGGTAtcctttttatattatattgttatttGGAATAGCGCAGCAGCTGGTACTATTTCATACAACAAGTAGAAGTAACCCCTGGAGGCTACTTTTTGGTCTCTATCAGATCTGGGAGACTACAGATAAGTTTACTATATCCGCTGGGAAATTTCCTGATGTGTATTTCAGGCAGGTACTGCTAAAGCTCTAAAAGACTCCCATATGACAAAACATTcttcttttctgtttttacacaaaacagcaaatatttggctGTTGAATGGAATATTGAGTTTTACACACCAGCTTGTTAAAAAAGGGAGGACTTCTGATGTAGGTGGATCTAGGATCCCAAGGGAATAAAGTGCTTTCTGGTGAGTCCAAAAGGTTCCACCTTGTATTTTGTTTctgtgaagaggaggagggaaaagGTTACCAAATACTGtttgtatgaaaaaaaattggCATGTAGTAAAATTACATATTTCAACAGGAAACATTAATGGTACATTAAGATACATTAAGCCTTCAATAgtgctaaaggggttgtcccatgaaTAAATAAGTTAATTActgttaggccaggttcacatcaCATTCATACAGCATATTTGCTATCTAGTGTGTAGACGCCAGCTTGAGGGTAAATATGCCCTATAGTTCACATACTCAGTGTTGTGTCCCATTTCAGCCTATAGGGCAACAGATGGGAAACCAGATGCAAAAGATTCAGCTTGTGGCATTCGGTATTCCGATAATGGGGCAGTGTTGGATAGCTGGACATATGTTAAGGTGGACTTAGATTatgcaaaatgtataaaaataagtTTTACATTGGAATAGATTTTTGATTTCCTGTGTAATCACAACACAACCTGGATGAGCAGACTGACTACTAATGTGAAGGCCAGTCAATAAGTAGCACTGAACAATAAACACTATTGGAGAACgttctgtgaggaggaggagaaaaaaacgtTAAAGGGCaatataaaagtattttttttaatcatataattttattttaatgcaTAACATGTTTCCTGCTGGAACAACAGAGTAAATGAATATTTGTTCAAGGACAATCCCTTTATGAGCCAGGTAAAAGATGTATTTTGCATACCTCTATTTTAATTTTGAGCTCTTTGAACATGGACGGTATAATATGATTCTCTTCCACCTGTAAAACCTCTTCACGACTGGGCCAGATGTCTTGTAAGAAGACCTTCTCACCCTGAGCATTCACCCCTGAAGTATACAAGGTGAATTATTCACACAGTAATGAAGTTCAACACTTACACTTTGGACATTCTAGAAAGTTCTTCTGACTGAAAGTTAATTACTAATCATTTCCCTGCTAGGATCGGTAGTCTATTTTCATGTAGCCGCACCACTGGAGGAAATGAAGCATTAAAAACTGCTTATTTAGTAAGTTGTCTGGATAATGTGGGACAAATGAGGACCTCTAAAAAAGATATTTTCTTTGTAAACGCTACTCTGGCAAAAAGATAAGGATCCCAAACAGGGTATCCTGTTTTGTTAACTCAGAATATTCTAATTTCTATGAcgataaaacttaaaaaaaaaaaaaaaaaaaaaaaaaaaaatctacctcaCTGCAGTTCCTTTAGGGCATATCCACACACAAAGGATAAAACTATTGCTGAATTGAGACCTTTTTAAGACATGCATTTAAGACTTACCTAGAGCTTCTGTTTGCAGGTCTATGTTTACGGTCCCTGCCAATGCATAGGCAACAACAAGAGGTGGGGAAGCCAGATAATTGGCACGAATACAACTACACCTACTTCCTTCAAAATGCTTGTTTCCAGAGAAAACACCACAAGCCACCAGTTCCCCCTGAAGAAGAAAATCATATTATATAATCTGACTTCACTGTATTCAACACAGACAATCAACTCCTAGACAATCGTCATCCTGCACGGCAAACGgagtaaacgaaaagagggaaaagaaGTGCCAGGGTTGCCAATTTCtgttacattacacacatatatcaaGCGATCAGAACATCTGATCTGAACAAATTTAGTATTAATAaagaaaaacaagagatcatggcgcaaaaaatgacaccccatacagccccataggtgaaaaacttaaaccgttaagagtcacaataggaccattttattaataattaattggaaaaaaaaaggatttaattaaaaaatatatatataacataagggaatctgtgtaaacctgcatgtggttgtgttcggactgacctatagaataatggtatcatttcgcttttaccatatagtgcattatgtagacataggaaccccccaaaagtaacaatattgcattctttttttccaatttcaccaatttatattttcataaatgatatttttggggttTAGTCGTacttgttatggtagaatgaaaggcgccaaagtacacctactcctaAAAAACAAaggcccttacatggccctgtagatagaaaaatgaaagtgctagagctcttagaaggggaggaggaaaaaaacaaacgcaaaaattaaaattggcgcggtccactgggtaatgttaggcttggtcctcaaagggtaaaGAACAGCCTATATTGGCATACCTCTTTAATAGCAGTGACAATTTCCTCAGGTAAGGGATTTGTGTTACCAACACATCTTGAGCATCCATACCCAATAATGTCAAACCTGAATTAATAGACATCCGAATATTAGCAAAAACAGTCACATCAAAGCTGAATTTAAAGGAAACATCAAAGCTTTAAAATGCTCTTCAAAATAacgtacatttgctttaaatgtatGTCTTTTTATTACTTGTATTTTTAAAACAATGGACAGTCAGATGGAAGCTAAACCCTAAGCAGGGTTAGGAATGGGAGGaagattaaagaagcagttcacttttttttttttggccccccccccccccggtagcctgtggcatgtatacttacagaagatgatcgatgtcccgcggcgtagctccggtcccgtcccgcggtgccgtacaaatccggcgcgcgctcacttccgccggcgctgtgactcctcttctcggccATGTAATTTGAacaccggaagtcacgcgcttccatagagaatgcatggaagtgagtgacttccggcgtataatgacaggacagagaagaggactgacagcagccggcggaagtgagcgcgcgccggatttgaacggcaccgcgggatggGACTGGAgctacgccgcgggacaccgatcatcttctgtaagtatacatgccacAGATCTACCGGgggggcccaaaaaaaaaaaaaaaaaagtgtactgcttctttaaggtgcccatactcAGATATTGGCATCAGCATGGAATAGCTGAGCTGCATCTGCACTGTGTGCTGGGCTGTTCCCTTCCCTTCAATCAGGAGTGGGGGCGAGTGTTTGTCTAGGTAAAGCTTTTTTATACATGGTGTTTGTCTAGGTAAAGCTTTTTTTATACATGGGTAATATACAGCGTAAAAGAAATAGTTACATTAattgattaaaaaacaaaaacatcttaCTCTCACAGCCTGTTCACACTCTGTGGCAGAATTCCAATTtcccctgcctcagtgtcaaacagtgtgtcttgTGGGCTTCTTCTCTCCactcaaaggattgacatgtcaattttttgagcagaGAAGAGCGGAGGCGCGTGAGTGCTCCCATAGACAccctgtttgacactgaggcaggtgggattcccgccgaatttcctcagtgtgaacaggcccttactcTTTAATGGACTTTGAATAAGGAATCTTTTGTCTACAGGAAATACAGTATGTAATATTGTTTGTCACTAGTGCGTGCAAGTCATCTTAATTATTGCAAATCCACTGTTAGCTTCATATGTTATTTGAGATTGCATATTACATATTATACTCACCCCAGCTGGTTCAAGAATGGCAGAACTCCACTGGCAGTGAGGTAATGTGTGACTGTTCCGCTTCCCGGTGATAAGCTTGTCCTTATGTATGGCTTTACCTTCAGTCCAGCTTCTACAGCCTTTTTAGCCAACAGGCCTGTGAGAGAGTGTCACTATGATCAGAATTCTTGTAAATGATTCATTTGCATGTAAAATCAGGGGGGTGTCTTTGCAGCagaaggcaatgttcacacagggttaagacaatggccattatttgacacagccgtgtcaaacaacggccattgtcttaCACTTGTCACCTGGCCCATACTGCAGAATTGGCCGGATGAAcaccactttattttaattggaatgtagGCACATCCAGTGCGCCCGCGCTCCAATTTGCCattgctgttcattgaatagcggctgcacaaaattagtgtaaggctgcattcacactttccgggaagttgtccgtgctcacggacaattttacagcccattgctttctatggggctattcagatgttccgcgatttcacggatccgtgatccgttccgttaaaaaataggacatgtcattactcggaacggatgcacggaaaggaatccccatagaaatcaatgagatccgtgtttttcacggatgtacacggatgtgacatccgtgttcatccgtgaaaaacacggatatgatgtaatcaatgtaatttaaaatgctgtaagatagatccgtgaaaaaaacggacacggatacaaaacggatgcaaaacggactgttttgcacggatcacggaggttgctgccggaccacaatcacggaccgggaaaatcactaaacgtgtgaatgcagcctaagagtgTAAAGGAGCAGAAGTAAGAGACCCCGCGATAATCCAAGTGATGTACATTGCATTATGGAATGTGAGAGAAGCTTGAAAGTACAACACTTTCCACGTCACATTGATGCATATATAAACAACTAAAAGGTATATAACATAATACCATACAATGGCTCATGTCACCAATAAGCTCCCatgtgaaagaaacattttttgcgGGCATTATCAGCATGCCTTACACAGTggccaccagaaaaaaaaacctgcttaTATTACCTGCAGTTAGCATGACAGAAGGGTTACAGTTGTTGGTACAGCTGATTACAGCAGCAATAAGCACACAACCATGTGACAACATGTATTGTGTTTTTCTGTATATAACAGGAACCTCCACTTTCTGCCTTTCAGCTGGAATTTGAAATCCTCTCATGCCCACCTGACAAGATAGAAATTGCaaatataatagttttttttctgtttgaatTCACTAGAAATGAGACAATGTAACGCTTAGTACATAAAAGTACTGGTGTCAATACAGAGCATTACACGTGTCTGAAATAAAGTTTGTGTTACCATGAAGTTAGAGCTAATGAAGCCTGGCACACTTTATTGAGCATGCAATCTGCCCAATTAtttttatatagatagatagatctttttTATATAAATTCAGGAGAGGGGTAAGATATTGTAtcaaagatacaaaaaaaaaaaaaagattaattttCACTTCCCCAAAAAATATGTATActagtttaaaaaaatttttaacttctATTTCTTTCTCAGCATTTTCTGTTTATGATGAGCTGAGGATGAAAGGATAGGGAAAAAAGGAGTCTGATAAAGGAAAGAAGCATTCTTCTTTATTAACCTACATCATAAAGTTTCAGCCTTGGCTTTTAAAACCCACCTTCTCATTTAAACATGCTTCAAAGTCCTTCTTCATATCAATTACAGATACTCGGTCCTGGGGCCTCTTAGGGCCACTTACATAGGGGACAATGGTGTTTAAATTGATTTCCAAAACCTTAAAAGAAAGAAGTTAACATGAGTAGAAGAACAGCAATGTGATTGCCACAATGTTTCCTTATTTGACTTTAGATGCCATTAGTagggataagcaaatttacagtactagtgaagcACTTCTCTAGGCTTGGCCTTTAGCTTGTCAGCTGGCTAAATTTAAACTGTGCCGCTCCTCTCCCaggtttcccagaactggatgcaGCTTTCCTGAAGCATGCAAAAGATCGCATTGGCTAGTACtgaaaattcgctcatccctagccattatttatttttacttcatTAAAACTACTAAATTATTTTGTCCACAAATCTTTAGACGCACAATATGAAGCAACAGTGGTCAAAATGCTGTGCAGTTTGTCTAATATTCTTTTAGAATAGTACGCCCT from Dendropsophus ebraccatus isolate aDenEbr1 chromosome 1, aDenEbr1.pat, whole genome shotgun sequence includes these protein-coding regions:
- the IREB2 gene encoding iron-responsive element-binding protein 2 isoform X1 codes for the protein MATAGSGGDGEAETSSFLSSRRDPGGDHHDQGDKKGMMHSVNVKENPFRYLIEPLECSPDKTFFNISKLQGSEYDALPFCIRVVLEAVVRNCDGVLVKEGDALNVLKWNANCECQEIPFLPARVVLQDFTGIPAMVDFAAMRDAVKKLDRDPKLVNPVCPTDLIADHSLQLDFTKCSAAQTISTATSIDSHRPASKFSQAKSAGTKSHCGGQSSCRGACDSGSSSRISREQIENTPMLCPFHLQPIPEPEAALKSLEIEFNRNKERLQFFKWCSKAFKNVTVIPPETGTVHQVNLEYLSRLVMEEKGFLYPDSVLGTDSHTTMVNGLGILGLGVGGIESEAAMLGIPTTLSLPEVIGCEVTGSVSQLSTSIDVVLSITKHLRQADLSGRFVEFFGEGVSQLSVADRTTIANMCPEYGATVAFFPVDQITLSHLKQTGVDPHRLRIFEAYLKAVKLLREENSPKIPKYSKVLEINLNTIVPYVSGPKRPQDRVSVIDMKKDFEACLNEKVGMRGFQIPAERQKVEVPVIYRKTQYMLSHGCVLIAAVISCTNNCNPSVMLTAGLLAKKAVEAGLKVKPYIRTSLSPGSGTVTHYLTASGVLPFLNQLGFDIIGYGCSRCVGNTNPLPEEIVTAIKEGELVACGVFSGNKHFEGSRCSCIRANYLASPPLVVAYALAGTVNIDLQTEALGVNAQGEKVFLQDIWPSREEVLQVEENHIIPSMFKELKIKIEKQNTRWNLLDSPESTLFPWDPRSTYIRSPPFFNKLEKAPSALPAIERAHVLLYLGDSITTDHISPAGSISRTSSAAKYLIQKNLAPREFNSYGARRGNDAVMTRGTFANMKLFNKLIGKTGPKTIHFPSGQMMDVFEAAELYQKADIPLIIIAGKKYGSGNSRDWAAKGPFLLGVRAVIAESYEKIHKDQLVGIGIAPLHFLPGENAESLGLSGKEQYSISIPTKLVPGESLEVKTSTGKIFHVTAAFNNEAEVTFYKHGGIFSYVARKYL
- the IREB2 gene encoding iron-responsive element-binding protein 2 isoform X2, which produces MATAGSGGDGEAETSSFLSSRRDPGGDHHDQGDKKGMMHSVNVKENPFRYLIEPLECSPDKTFFNISKLQGSEYDALPFCIRVVLEAVVRNCDGVLVKEGDALNVLKWNANCECQEIPFLPARVVLQDFTGIPAMVDFAAMRDAVKKLDRDPKLVNPVCPTDLIADHSLQLDFTKCAAQTISTATSIDSHRPASKFSQAKSAGTKSHCGGQSSCRGACDSGSSSRISREQIENTPMLCPFHLQPIPEPEAALKSLEIEFNRNKERLQFFKWCSKAFKNVTVIPPETGTVHQVNLEYLSRLVMEEKGFLYPDSVLGTDSHTTMVNGLGILGLGVGGIESEAAMLGIPTTLSLPEVIGCEVTGSVSQLSTSIDVVLSITKHLRQADLSGRFVEFFGEGVSQLSVADRTTIANMCPEYGATVAFFPVDQITLSHLKQTGVDPHRLRIFEAYLKAVKLLREENSPKIPKYSKVLEINLNTIVPYVSGPKRPQDRVSVIDMKKDFEACLNEKVGMRGFQIPAERQKVEVPVIYRKTQYMLSHGCVLIAAVISCTNNCNPSVMLTAGLLAKKAVEAGLKVKPYIRTSLSPGSGTVTHYLTASGVLPFLNQLGFDIIGYGCSRCVGNTNPLPEEIVTAIKEGELVACGVFSGNKHFEGSRCSCIRANYLASPPLVVAYALAGTVNIDLQTEALGVNAQGEKVFLQDIWPSREEVLQVEENHIIPSMFKELKIKIEKQNTRWNLLDSPESTLFPWDPRSTYIRSPPFFNKLEKAPSALPAIERAHVLLYLGDSITTDHISPAGSISRTSSAAKYLIQKNLAPREFNSYGARRGNDAVMTRGTFANMKLFNKLIGKTGPKTIHFPSGQMMDVFEAAELYQKADIPLIIIAGKKYGSGNSRDWAAKGPFLLGVRAVIAESYEKIHKDQLVGIGIAPLHFLPGENAESLGLSGKEQYSISIPTKLVPGESLEVKTSTGKIFHVTAAFNNEAEVTFYKHGGIFSYVARKYL